The following is a genomic window from Solanum stenotomum isolate F172 chromosome 4, ASM1918654v1, whole genome shotgun sequence.
tgtacttttttcttaaaattagtATTCCTTATCTCTTGTACCAAACAACTCAGTGTGTTTAAGTCATCATATAATAAGCTTAGTAGTAATAGTATTTTAGCTCTAACCGAGAATTCATCAGAAAAAAACTATATGTAATGACTAATTTTAGCATGTGTTGTATGGCgcaagatttttattttttaaaatataaaatatacaaataaatataaattgtataagattaaaaaaagttggttgtaaaataatttattatctaTACATGATCACAACTTACCCAATATAATCGCACACATAAAGTTTAAAACTATCTCTACACACACGCACACACACGGTCACACAGCCACACGCACACATTAATTCAAAGAAAAGATACCTGTGGAGCAAGGCAACTACATTTAGGCCCTCTGCTTGATTGTTTGACATAGACTTTACAATTGCTAAAAACTTGTTGTTTCTATTGCTAGTTCTGCTTCTTCCTTTTCAATAAACCAGACTATGCaactcctttatatatatagatagatgtaAAAACTCATTTACATTGAAATCTGAATAATTAAAATTGGTTACAATTAAATCGAAATCGACAAGAATTTATAAAGTGATGTAATTGACTAATActagtttaatttatttgttataaatgCGCATAACCTTAcacaaaactaattaaatcagtgtatattttggtaaaaaaataaatcatattataCATTTgtcattttccaaaaatatcaGTTGTAAAAGATCATTTATATATCATCTTAGGCAGAGGCGGATCTTGGATTTGGAGTTCGTGGGTACCACATCGTTCAAGTAAGATAAAAGGATCGGTTGCTTTAATTTTGGGTTACAATTCGGgttattaatctttttttttatttttataaacaaatcgaTCAAATATGCATGTTAGTAATAGTTTCTTTTAGATATTCTGAGATTAGAGATAACTAAAcaatttagtttttatttcccttttggAATTAGATGCCTTATTCGCTGAAACTTCGAGGAAAAATAAAGATTTCTCACATTAAAATTTGAGCTTGTATAAACCATCTATAGTATTAacttaatatattcatattcCATTGACTTTATGTGCTGTTGGAGATATATAGTTGGGAATGaattaaaattgtaatttcagCCTAGTCATTTTACTTATCAAAAACGTTGGTGAAGATCGAAAGAacctttaaattaaaaaaaaaaactttattaataatattcatcatttttaaaacttaaattttttaaaaactactaTTTAAAtctattcttaataatatttatttaacgtTCATAATTAAGTACTCATTAATTGATAAAGAATAAATACATAACACTTATATcaagagattaataattagtgaaagagaaagtaaaaaaaaaactaaaaattaattgtGAAAAGGAgtcaatttgaattaataaagaatagtaaataaataagaatgaatggagaaaaaaaaaattaaagtccTTTACACATCactgaaaagacaaaaaagaaaagaaacgaAAAAAAGGAGCAAGCAAGAAAATAGGTGCTAGCAACGAGGTTCAAACCCGCACTGGTTGTGTGGCAGTTTGTCTCTTTCACCAATTGAACTGTTGAGCATTTCAGTTACTAGGTGGCAAAGttaatatatattgaatatatatatatatatatatatataacattttttCCGAGATCACTGGATGCCGTGGCACCTCCACCTGTCCACGTAGATCGGCCCCTGATCTTAGGGTTATCAAATAAGATGTACTGTCGATTTTATgttagtgaatttttttttctacaacATCTATTCATAGATATTAGACTTTAGCTTAATCATTAACTAAATTTGTGCTTAAGTATTAAATCGAAGTGAGAAAAAGTTACACAATATTTACACCAAATCACACTAGttttatcatgcttaagtgATATAACTATTGCAATATCACATATTGATTAATCATTTTTAAGTGCCAAAACAATAGACAATAAAATAGATACACAGTGAAAGATCGTCGATTTTAGACAAATATGAGCTAATTTAATTACCAAAATGTAAACACATACCATAGAAAAGATGATACTACACCAAAAATAATCTTTAGctaaaattaattaacgacAGTAGCTTAATTAcaactaaatatgtatttttagcagCAATTGCACTCTTTAAtttgtaaatgtccctaaaCCATGGTAATTAACTAATGTTGGTAAAATTTTTAGCACTCTCTGTTCATGacttcatatttatatttattgtcGATAaaagttattgttgttgtagtcTGATCAATCTTGTCCATAATATGATTAAAAGAAACACACACATATAACACATTATATTCTTTATTCACCTTACATACTTGaacaaaataatacaacaaGAAGTATAACTTACTAAAACTATATTACATTGTATTATTATAGGGATTTTATTTCAAGCTCTCCATATTATATTTTGTAAGATCTAAGGAGTATTAATAAAGgggtaaatttcatatataaagtTACAACTTCCACTAATAACTCTTCCACCTTCTTTCCCATCACAACAACTTGGAAGCTCATTAATAATACCATCAAGACACTTCTTACAATCCTCATTTGAAAGATCTCTTGTACATTGAACCAATCCATacaatttcttattttcttcaatcTCCATTTCTCCAGTTGCATATAAATTCGACATTTTATAAGCGTTTTCAGCCAAGTTTCCCAACAATTCCTTAGTCTTTGCATTGAAATATTTAGGGTTCTTCACAACGCGAACATTCCACATGTAAAACTTGTTCATGTTATCAATTTTTCCTAAGAAATCTTTATCGGAATATTTCAAGAGACAATTATCATACCATATGATGGCTTCTTTATCGTAAGGACAACGTTTTCCAAGTTCTTCACTTGCATCTAATACACAAGATTTGCAATTATTGCTTGAAATATCGCCGCGACATAGAGAAAGTCCATTTGTTTGATCATGATTTTGCCCAATTGAGCAAGTTGAGAAACCTGTTTGGGGTGTTTTTAGGTAAAGATTACCTaaaagatttttcaaattttgtgcATAGTAACTATTGGCTgtgaaattttcagattttgagcAAATATGAGAAAGTGGATTTGTGGAAATTACTGTTTGTACAAGAATTGCAGTGGATGAAAGAATAAATAGACAAGAGATTAATTTTGAGGAAGAcatattttgatgaaaaaataaatgagatggtataaaatttatttggtgcaacactttatatagtacaaaaaattgGACCATAGTCCTTAGTCATATAATTGCTGACTTTTTCTTGTATTTGTTTTGGGTGGGAAAATGACTATTTCTTCTTTGATTCACTCTTCTTctcttattaaataaaaatacacaaGTATTATCACAAGATTTGTGGACTTTTCCAGTAGGTCCTTAGTTCCAGTCGAATCGCGAGCAAAGCCTAATATGCGAAGCTCtacgataaaatatatttattattttcattatagAGTCAATTATACTGCGCTCTTTCTTTATGATCGGTATGTAGAATCGTGGGAGTGAGCCCATATAACGGATTAAAGTGGGGTTTTTTATTAGCTAGGAAATTTTatcatttgtttgatttttatgtttagcTAAAAAAATTTGTATGTCGTTAATTCTTGTTCTTTTAACAGTACTGTGCACAATTGGGCAAGAAAAATTGTTTTACCATTTGAATTTGTCAATTAGTAGCAATCTAGAAGATGactaagttaaaaaaaaaaaaaagatttgtgcatactttaatatatattttttagattttgtcCTTCACAACTGCGTAAACAATTTGTATATATTACTTTACTAATTTCTCTTATATATCTTGCCTTGACCTAATCAATCTATATTTAGTCGTTGAACTATTTTTGAACTTAATTATTAGTGTCATGCGTTccacataaataatattaatcaaatAATTAAGAGTATTTCTTCAAGGAATTAAGtaatttatatgatacttcCTCGTCTGTCCCATTTTGTATAaattagtttgacttgacacaaagtttaagaaacaaaaagaacttttgaattttgtggtctaaaataagtaaCAGTCTAATAGATATTTGTATGACTATAAAACATTTCaggataaaatatgcattttaaagttgaattgtTACATAATATAGAAAGGAGAAATTATGcagataaacaaatatatactagttaattagctaacatagctatagtttgaattaaCTAGCACTCGCAATCTATTTTCAGCTATAATTATGTGTgccgcctctctcctctcttcctctatctcgcctctctcatctcttatacatatataaatacaaattttatatatatatatatatatacacacacaattATATGATAGACATACAAATACAATCCACCTCTCttcactctctgccctctctcgatcgcatctctcctccctctcccaatcttgctttcctctcacttttctctctcctccctctcccaatttTGCTCgtcagatatacaaatacatatgcaTATCAGTTACATAAATACAATTcgacagatatacaaatacacttcacctctctcctccctctaacaTCCAACTACGAATCATAATTAACAAACTATAGCGATGGAGCCTAATTAAGTTATTTGTAGTGGTTATTTGTGCatactttaatatatattttttagattttgtcCTTCACAACTGCGTAAACAATTTGTATATATTACGTTactaatttttcttatatatctTGCCTTGACCTAATCAATCTTATATTTAGTCGTTCAACTATTTTTGAACTTAATTATTAGTGTCAAGCGTTccacataaataatattaatcaaatAATTAAGAGTAGTTCTTCaagtaattaagtaatttatatgatacttcCTCGTCTGTCCCATTTTGTATGAAttaatttgacttgacacggagtttaagaaagaaaaagaatttttgaattttgtggtctaaaataagtaaCAGTCTAATAGATATTTGTATGACTATAAAACATTTCaggataaaatatgcattttaaagttgaattgtTACATAATatagaaaggaaaaattatgcggataaacaaatatatactagttaattagctaacatagctatagtttgaattaaCTAGCACTCGCAACCTATTTTCAGAAAGTTTTGACCAAAATAagctattttaaaaatcaattcacCAAACTAATACGCCTTTTAAATCTTTTACAAAAGTAGTATAAACGTACTCCATGGTAATGttttaggttatttttattttaaaaattcaacggACAAAAACTGACAGAGCTGACGACGTTAAATGAATAAACGTTACTTACAGTAACGTTTTAGATGTAAAACGTTACTCACAATAACGTTTATTGAGAATCCAATCACGTCAACCCTGCAAATGCAAAATCAAATCGTGCAAATTTAAAACGTTACTATGAGTAACATTTACTAAGAATCCAATCACGAGTCTTCGACTCCTGCAAATTTAGCTATAAAACGTTATTCATAGTAACGTTTTACCTCAAAAACATGAGTGTCAGTTACAACACTCTGTTAAAGTCATATTCCTCCATTTTTTTAAACTGACCACAtgtgattataaaataaatgttgttgtaAGGAATGTTTTGCATATTCCAACAATATTCAACAAAACTTTTACTTGTGTTGCCCAttgttaaaataatattcaCAAAACTTCATCAGGTATAAATTAAATAAGTCAAGTTTATCATATTATGTTAAGTTCTTACTAtagctttaaaaatattttactagaACTTAACATAATATGATAAACTTGACTTATTTAATTCATACCTGATGAAGTTTTGTTGAATATTGTTGAACTATGCAAAACATTTCTTACagcaacatttattttataatcacaTATGGTCAGTTTAAAAAATGGAGGAATATGACTTTAACAGAGTATTGTAACTGACAGTCACGTTTGTTAGGTAAAACGTTACTATGAGTAACGTTTTATAGCTAAATTTGCAGGATTTATTCTAAATTTGCAGGAGTCGAAGACCCGTGATTGGATTCTTAGTAAACGTTACTCATAGTAACGTTTTATGGTGTAAAACGTTACTCTGAGTaactgtcacaccccaaatctggatgtgatggcacatgtccatttcccaccggacacgtcagcctaactcaaccacaacgatagagaagtagaaatatgagaataaaagataataaataagcggaagattTTAATtgagactcaacactacccagaatttggttgtcacatgtacaaacatctaaatacagaattagaataaaaatatacaagtctcagagtatagttctcgaatagaacaaaactgaaagtaaagataactcaagggcacgtctggaatgaaccgctacctctcgagtatgtcctgAAGcccaatctgctaaagaaaatactaagccgaatctgagagagagctgtcaacctacacaattgtgtagaagcaagggtgagtatcgaaaaccacaggtactcgcaagtaactctaaactaagcaaaactagcagctacaaacaactcctttcaatcccaaccgaaccaccgaaacttcaatctagcagcaaaccaaccaacctatactaaacagatcatattcaacagccagaaccaacagtatatcctcatcaacctcagatcaacaaataagagcaagtagatcaaattacACATAAGAAGGgcaaaccgatacaatccacacatcacaaaccaagataaggcaaatgcgatgcaaagtgcaataatgatgtcatttagtcgtgatgcatgtctgtcctacgatacacatctgttgacgtaatcagtccgcgctgaatactcaaattagaacccatgggggccacacatggaccatatatcaccgccggaaccaatcccatcggcatccaaatcactagccggagctagtccatctcatatatctctagtcggagctagtctcaactgtgtctcatatccatccatcctcatatcagtgtctcagaactcatgcaacagatagttcacacatgggatgaataatgaatacgCACAtatcatcaatcacaatcatatcacgatcacatcatagtattacacatcacctgtctcaatcaccaccatatcacgaccacatcatagtattacacatcacctttctcaatcacaaccatatcacgaccacatcataacACATTTAACTCGTTTTATTCctcatctttcatttacaacaaatttcaatcaacaaataaaactcatcctcaatccctattactccccaacacaattaggaaagtagtcatgcgtagtctaagagttttacaaagtttggaagccacttgccttaaaacgaactccaaaaatTACTtaacttgagcctttcctttccgagtagaatccggatcacgataatctattcaaacaattattcaaaatcacaattagagtccaatgacaccaaaatcaagaaatttagggaaaaggggcaaaacggtccaaaagtctcataccggaaaacgatacccaaatctggaaattttttatgt
Proteins encoded in this region:
- the LOC125863333 gene encoding cysteine-rich repeat secretory protein 38-like — its product is MSSSKLISCLFILSSTAILVQTVISTNPLSHICSKSENFTANSYYAQNLKNLLGNLYLKTPQTGFSTCSIGQNHDQTNGLSLCRGDISSNNCKSCVLDASEELGKRCPYDKEAIIWYDNCLLKYSDKDFLGKIDNMNKFYMWNVRVVKNPKYFNAKTKELLGNLAENAYKMSNLYATGEMEIEENKKLYGLVQCTRDLSNEDCKKCLDGIINELPSCCDGKEGGRVISGSCNFIYEIYPFINTP